Part of the Bacteroides acidifaciens genome, CGATACCTATATTCCCGAAGGAAGAGGACGCAAGAGTAATAAATATTGGTTTCAGCAGTTGAAAGACAGTCACTTTAACGCTACAGCCTATTCCAATCGCCCAGAACTGGTGGGTGGACAGAAGGATGGTGAACCGTTTCGTTATCGTCGGTTTACTTCGGAAGTGGAAGCGGATGTAGTGATAGGCTATCTGCGGAATAAACAAGGGGAGCGGGATGCTTCTAAACCTTTCAGTTTATTTTGGAGTATAAATCCGCCTCACACACCTTATCATAGACTTACGGATTGTAAGGAAGAGGTGTTTAACCAATATTACAAAGATTTGAAATCGGAAGAAGTCTTGCTTCGTCCCAATGTGAAGTTTGGTGAGGGTACACAAGTGAAAAACTTGGAACAACTGACATTTCAGGCTAAAGTTTATTTCTCTTTAGTGAAGAGTGTGGACGAAGAAATAGGTCGTGTGTTAAAGGTTTTGGACGAAGAAGGTTTGACGGACAATACTATTTTAATATTTGCCGCTGATCACGGAGAAATGATGGGTAGCCACGGACGTATGGCGAAGAGTGTGATTTACAATGAATCGTTCTCTATTCCGTTCTTTATACGTTATTCTGGTAGGCTGAAACCGGGAGTAAACGATCTGATGTTAGGTGCTACGGACATTATGCCGACTTTGTTGGGTATGATGAATCTTGGAGACAAACTACCCGAAACAGTGAAGGGAAAGGATTATTCGCAAGGCATTCTTACTGGTAAATATAAGAATGTAAAGAAGCCTGTTTCTCAATTCTTTTATCAGCAGAAAGAAAAAGGTGTTCGTACCGACCGTTATTCGTATTTGGTGACAAAAGATGGAAATTATCAGCTTTTTGATAATTTGAAAGATCCCTACCAAATGCATGCCTTGAAGATGGAAGAGATTTCGGTAAAACAAGCTAAGCTATTGAAAAAGGAACTTGGCAACTGGTTGAAGGTGTCGGAGGACAGTTGGGGTAAGGAACAAAAATTCCCTGATAGGATAACTTATTAAAATGATATTATACAGAACTAATATTGCAGGCTTTTGTATTCTTAAACCTTTCAGACTGTTTCGATAAATTGTCATTAACCTGCTTTGAATTATTACTTAACAAAATACTAATGAAAATGAATTTAAAGAAATTATGTACGCTGGGAACTCTTTTAGCGTTTTTTTCCAGTATATATGCTCAATCTTTTATCTGGATTAGCAGTACAGATAATAATATTTGGAAAGAAGCTAAAACCAAATTACAGGCAGATAGTCAAAATATCCCTTTATTGTCAGTAGATGGTACTGAAAATATACAGATATTCAAGAAGTGGGGAACTTGTTTTAATGAATTAGGTTGGGATGCTCTCAATATGTTGCCTCCTAAAGAACAGGACGCTGTTTTAAACAACCTGTTTTCTCCTGATGGAGATTTGCGCTTTTCCATGGGACGTATTCCTATGAATGCTAATGACTATGCCCGTAATTGGTACAGTTGTGATGAGGTGCCGGGTGATTTCCAATTGAAATATTTCAATATTAACCGTGATAAAACAACATTGATACCCTATATAAAGAGAGTTCAACGTATTAACCCCGATATGACTTTTTGGGCTTCTCCCTGGTCACCTCCTTCTTGGATGAAAGTCAATCATTACTATTCTGTGAGGAGCAATGCCGAGGTGAACCAATTGCCGGCTAAGCATGAAATAGCTCTTTATGAAGGTACTGATAATGTAGATAAGACATTTTATCCCAAGCAAGTAGCTGTCAACGACTATTTTATTCAAGATACTCGCTATTTGCAAGCCTATGCCAATTACTTCTGTAAATTCGTATCTGCTTATCAGGAAGAAGGAGTTGCTATTTCTCGTGTAATGTTTCAGAATGAGCCGTGGGCTTATTCCATCTATCCGGCTTGTGCATGGACTCTAGAGGGTATTATTCGTTTCAATGTGGAATATTTTGCGCCGACAATAAAGAAACAGCATCCTGGTGTTCAAGTTTATTTGGGTACGCTCAATACAAACCGTATTGAACTGGTAGAAAAGGTTCTTTCTGATCCCCGCATGAAAGATGCCGTCGAAGGTGTCGGTTTCCAATGGTGGGGTGGACAAATTCTCCCTGAAATCCGTAAAAGGTATCCTGATTATAAATATATGCAGACTGAAAGTGAATGTGGCTCCGGTACATTCGATTGGAAAGCTGCCGAACATACTTTCAACCTAATCAGTCATTATTTAGGAAATGGCTGTGAGGAATATACTTTCTGGAATGCTATCTTGTGTGATGCAGGGACAAGTGGCTGGGGCTGGAAACAGAATGCATTGATTCGTGTAGACTCAAAGACTGCTTCGGTTACTTATACTCCAGAGTATTATGCAGTAAAACATTTCAGCAACAAGGTGGTTTCGGGAACTAAAGTATTACAATATAAAGCAAAAGGTGAAGATAAACTGCCTGTTGTTATATTCCTTACACCGGAGAAAAGATATTTGGTTGTAGCTGCCAATTTTAATGACGAGCCGAAGAATTTAACAGTGAAGTTAGGTGATAAGTTTTTAGATGTAACTTTAAAAGCACACTCCTTCAATACATTTAGTATGAAATAATATTTGAACTTCCGTTTCTCCATATCGGAACAGTTGTTCTCTCGCGTAAGGAAACGATAGTTTTTCTACTGCGAAATGATGTTTTATGTATTGGCTTTTCGGTTTGGAAGTATAGGGAGAACCAACTGTTTCAGACTATAAAAAAAACTGTTGCAGCTATGTTGCAGATAAAAGAATCTGTAACATAGCTGCAATAGGTATCTGCAACGCTATAACTGGCTGATTATAAGTGTATAAAAACGGAAATGTCGCAGATGGCAGATAAAAAACTTTGTGTAGAGAATGAGGATTATCCCAAAAGTTCTTTCACTTTAGCGGAAATAGCACGTCCTTCTGCAAGT contains:
- a CDS encoding glycoside hydrolase family 30 protein, whose protein sequence is MKMNLKKLCTLGTLLAFFSSIYAQSFIWISSTDNNIWKEAKTKLQADSQNIPLLSVDGTENIQIFKKWGTCFNELGWDALNMLPPKEQDAVLNNLFSPDGDLRFSMGRIPMNANDYARNWYSCDEVPGDFQLKYFNINRDKTTLIPYIKRVQRINPDMTFWASPWSPPSWMKVNHYYSVRSNAEVNQLPAKHEIALYEGTDNVDKTFYPKQVAVNDYFIQDTRYLQAYANYFCKFVSAYQEEGVAISRVMFQNEPWAYSIYPACAWTLEGIIRFNVEYFAPTIKKQHPGVQVYLGTLNTNRIELVEKVLSDPRMKDAVEGVGFQWWGGQILPEIRKRYPDYKYMQTESECGSGTFDWKAAEHTFNLISHYLGNGCEEYTFWNAILCDAGTSGWGWKQNALIRVDSKTASVTYTPEYYAVKHFSNKVVSGTKVLQYKAKGEDKLPVVIFLTPEKRYLVVAANFNDEPKNLTVKLGDKFLDVTLKAHSFNTFSMK
- a CDS encoding sulfatase — translated: MKRILHKLIWGLPATLFAGTCTQVVGQEQRPNLVYIFPDQYRLNALSLWSDPAYRNVLNTVGDPVHTPNLDRLAKQSVVFNRACSTCPLSSPHRAMLMTGAFPEKNGVPGNCHVNNQNGIPDSLVCFTDVLATVGYETAYVGKTHWHRTEALFDKENNYVGTTKKPGGHCVYPYDTYIPEGRGRKSNKYWFQQLKDSHFNATAYSNRPELVGGQKDGEPFRYRRFTSEVEADVVIGYLRNKQGERDASKPFSLFWSINPPHTPYHRLTDCKEEVFNQYYKDLKSEEVLLRPNVKFGEGTQVKNLEQLTFQAKVYFSLVKSVDEEIGRVLKVLDEEGLTDNTILIFAADHGEMMGSHGRMAKSVIYNESFSIPFFIRYSGRLKPGVNDLMLGATDIMPTLLGMMNLGDKLPETVKGKDYSQGILTGKYKNVKKPVSQFFYQQKEKGVRTDRYSYLVTKDGNYQLFDNLKDPYQMHALKMEEISVKQAKLLKKELGNWLKVSEDSWGKEQKFPDRITY